In a genomic window of Helianthus annuus cultivar XRQ/B chromosome 10, HanXRQr2.0-SUNRISE, whole genome shotgun sequence:
- the LOC110866472 gene encoding uncharacterized protein LOC110866472 yields MLKDIEKKFNSLRSVNMKLNSAKCSFGMEEGKFLGFVVTNGGFKVNPEKVQAIERMSSPRTIKEMQRLAGRLAALNRFLSNHAAKSYPFISTLRNCVKKQEFKWTPEAEAAFQQMKECLIKLPTLTAPFEKEPLILYLSSSDKAVGSVLLVERNGVQTPIYYVSRVLTDPETRYSTMEKLVLALLHASRRLRRYFTGPHPAIKGQVLSDFITEVPEDKIKDCEVVDTPIKDTSDGLWLLYTEGASNEDGAGAGLRLVSPEKHEFTYAIKLDFKNTNNEAEYEAFLAGLRLAIKMGAQNLQVHVDSLLIASQINGLYDAKGEVMALYLEQTKELLQQFKSYKVVHINRSENKPADALSKLASTAIQHLAKDVRIEVLKNPSVLLRQVNAIEIWPPSWMTPIIQYLQEGILPENKAEARKIQNKALFYEMNGGILYRRSFLGPLLRCVDPQDASYMIREIHEGICGIHAGPRMVVANIMNAGYYWPGMHVDALKALRKCDSCQRHAPKTLRPKNDLIPVSTAWPFQQWGIDMVGPFPEAPGAVKFIIVVVDHFTKWVEAKALASTTAMIVRKFI; encoded by the exons atgttaAAAGATATAGAGAAGAAATTCAATTCTCTGAGAAGCGTGAACATGAAGCTAAACTCAGCAAAATGTTCTTTTGGCATGGAGGAAGGCAAGTTCTTGGGCTTCGTGGTTACAAATGGCGGCTTCAAAGTCAATCCTGAAAAGGTTCAGGCCATAGAGCGAATGTCGTCTCCGCGCACGATCAAAGAGATGCAAAGATTAGCCGGCCGCCTAGCCGCGCTTAATCGATTTCTATCGAACCATGCTGCAAAATCCTACCCTTTTATCAGCACTCTGCGCAACTGCGTGAAAAAGCAAGAATTCAAATGGACGCCAGAAGCAGAAGCTGCCTTCCAGCaaatgaaagagtgtttgatcaAGCTCCCTACCCTGACCGCGCCGTTTGAAAAAGAGCCACTCATTCTGTACTTGTCTTCTTCAGACAAGGCAGTTGGGTCGGTATTGTTGGTGGAGAGAAACGGAGTTCAGACTCCAATTTACTATGTCAGTAGGGTGCTTACAGATCCAGAAACGAGATATTCAACAATGGAAAAGTTAGTGCTAGCACTGCTTCACGCCTCTAGGAGGCTGCGCAGATACTTTACAGG GCCGCACCCAGCAATTAAAGGTCAAGTGCTATcggacttcatcacagaagtccCAGAAGATAAGATCAAAGATTGTGAAGTTGTTGATACTCCCATCAAAGATACATCCGACGGATTGTGGTTACTATATACTGAAGGGGCCTCAAACGAAGATGGCGCAGGAGCTGGGTTGCGCCTTGTTAGCCCTGAGAAACATGAGTTTACATACGCCATCAAGTTGGATTTCAAGAAtaccaacaatgaggctgaatatgaagcatTCTTGGCAGGCCTGCGCCTGGCCATCAAAATGGGAGCTCAGAACTTACAAGTACACGTTGACTCTCTGTTGATCGCGAGTCAGATTAATGGGTTATATGACGCGAAGGGCGAGGTTATGGCTCTGTATTTGGAACAAACGAAGGAATTGCTTCAGCAgttcaaatcatacaaggttgTGCACATCAATCGATCTGAAAACAAGCCAGCAGACGCGCTAAGCAAGCTCGCTTCAACTGCCATCCAACATCTCGCCAAGGATGTCAGAATCGAAGTCCTAAAAAACCCATCTGTTTTGTTGCGGCAAGTGAATGCAATCGAGATATGGCCTCCATCATGGATGACTCCTATCATCCAGTATCTTCAAGAGGGAATTCTCCCTGAAAACAAAGCGGAAGCTAGAAAGATACAGAACAAGGCTTTGTTCTATGAGATGAACGGTGGAATCTTGTATCGAAGATCATTCTTGGGGCCACTTttgcgctgtgtggacccccaagACGCAAGTTACATGATCAGGGAGATTCATGAAGGCATCTGCGGCATCCATGCAGGCCCGCGCATGGTTGTCGCGAATATAATGAACGCTGGTTACTATTGGCCAGGGATGCACGTTGACGCTCTAAAGGCATTGCGCAAATGCGACTCCTGTCAAAGGCACGCCCCGAAAACCCTGCGCCCGAAAAATGATCTCATCCCTGTGTCCACTGCCTGGCCTTTCCAGCAGTGGGGGATCGAtatggtgggacctttccctgaagCTCCTGGAGCTGTGAAGTTTATAATTGTTGTCGTTGATcatttcaccaagtgggtggaggccaaagcaCTCGCTTCAACAACTGCAATGATTGTGCGCAAGTTCATCTAG